Proteins from one Fragaria vesca subsp. vesca linkage group LG6, FraVesHawaii_1.0, whole genome shotgun sequence genomic window:
- the LOC101299691 gene encoding protein RKD1-like, whose amino-acid sequence MVTVLGLMEKRVCRPTLSIPLLAILNRSGASSSSKSRAKMLSLETISQYFYMPMAQAAEEMNVSVTTLKKRCRELRIKRWPNRKLNSLKNLEKSIQDSGKNEEELELLEKERKLVEEVPDLQLEEKTKRLRQAYLYKAQSSSRSKTASA is encoded by the exons ATGGTTACGGTGTTGGGATTGATGGAGAAGAGAGTATGTCGTCCAACATTATCAATACCACTCCTTGCAATACTGAATAGAAGTGGTGCAAGTTCTTCATCAAAATCAAGAGCCAAAATGTTGTCTCTAGAAACCATATCTCAATACTTCTACATGCCGATGGCTCAAGCAGCTGAAGAAATGAATGTCAGTGTGACAACTCTTAAGAAAAGATGTCGAGAGCTGCGCATTAAACGTTGGCCCAATCGAAAGTTGAACAGCTTAAAGAACTTAGAAAAAAGCATTCAG GACTCCGGGAAGAACGAAGAAGAGCTGGAGTTATTGGAGAAGGAGAGGAAGCTGGTTGAGGAAGTTCCCGATTTGCAACTCGAGGAAAAGACGAAGCGGCTCAGACAGGCTTATCTTTATAAGGCCCAAAGCTCCTCCAGATCAAAAACAGCTTCTGCTTGA
- the LOC101299980 gene encoding multidrug and toxin extrusion protein 1-like: protein MCLPSTESRGIINGHDPLITKLDGGGAHYNNEEEYMTMRSDRSEGVRSSSTSFIQNLRQRLQQQLPTTGLLRQLPLTEIGEELRSLIKVGGPIVISSLLIYSRSVISMLFLGRLGKAELAGGSLALGFANITGISILRGLTTGMDPICCQAYGAQRWTVLSQTFQKTLCLLLLVSIPISFAWLNIEPIFLWLGQDPQITRVARVYMVCSIPELLAQAHLNPLRVFLRTQGLTTPLTLAACFSALMHLPINYFLVSYLNLGVEGIALGLAWNTWNLNVGLVIYIAISNRALKPWSGLTIVSTFQGWRPLLSLALPSCVSVCLEWWWYEIMLFFCGLLSNPQASVAAMGILIQTTGMLYIFPISLSWALSTRVGHSLGAGQPSQARWAALVGLLVAFVFGLFAFVFMTCMRNVWGTMFTNEPQILELISAALPILGLCELGNTPQTAACGVLTGTARPKLGARINLYSFYLIGLPVAIIATFAYKVGFLGLWLGLLSAQASCVCMMVYTLVHTDWKHQTRRAEELTLAAEETRIEEKDDEESGLLIPSDL from the exons ATGTGCCTTCCCAGTACTGAATCTCGAGGAATTATAAATGGTCACGACCCTTTGATAACGAAGCTAGATGGAGGAGGAGCTCACTATAACAATGAAGAAGAATACATGACAATGAGGTCAGACAGAAGCGAAGGTGTCCGCAGCAGCAGCACTAGCTTCATTCAAAACCTCCGTCAACGGCTGCAGCAGCAGCTTCCCACAACTGGGCTTCTCCGACAGCTGCCACTAACAGAG ATAGGAGAAGAGTTACGGTCGCTGATAAAAGTTGGAGGTCCAATAGTGATATCATCCCTACTTATATATTCAAGGTCTGTAATTTCAATGCTCTTCTTAGGTCGGCTCGGAAAAGCAGAGTTAGCAGGAGGCTCATTAGCACTTGGGTTTGCAAATATTACAGGCATCTCAATCCTCAGAGGACTAACTACTGGTATGGACCCAATCTGTTGCCAAGCTTATGGAGCTCAAAGATGGACTGTTCTCAGCCAAACCTTCCAGAAAACCCTCTGTCTGCTTCTATTAGTTTCCATTCCGATCTCATTCGCGTGGCTCAATATCGAGCCAATTTTCCTATGGTTAGGTCAAGACCCACAGATTACCAGAGTTGCTAGGGTTTACATGGTTTGCTCGATCCCTGAATTGCTAGCTCAAGCTCACCTCAACCCATTGAGAGTCTTCTTACGAACTCAAGGCCTTACCACCCCACTTACTTTAGCTGCATGTTTCTCAGCCCTCATGCACTTACCCATCAATTATTTTCTAGTCTCTTACTTGAACTTGGGGGTGGAAGGTATTGCTTTGGGACTTGCTTGGAACACTTGGAATTTGAATGTGGGATTGGTGATTTATATAGCTATCTCAAATAGAGCATTGAAACCTTGGAGCGGGCTCACAATTGTCTCTACTTTTCAAGGATGGAGACCATTGCTAAGTTTAGCACTACCCAGTTGCGTTTCAGTGTGCTTGGAATGGTGGTGGTATGAAATCATGTTGTTCTTCTGTGGTCTTTTGAGTAACCCACAAGCTAGTGTTGCAGCCATGGGCATCCTAATTCAAACAACAGGAATGTTATACATCTTTCCAATTTCATTAAGCTGGGCATTGTCAACTAGGGTTGGACATTCCTTGGGGGCGGGGCAACCGAGCCAAGCACGATGGGCTGCCCTCGTCGGTCTTCTTGTCGCGTTTGTTTTCGGGCTGTTCGCATTTGTTTTCATGACTTGTATGAGAAATGTGTGGGGGACAATGTTCACAAATGAACCACAAATTCTTGAACTGATTTCAGCTGCACTTCCAATATTGGGGCTATGTGAACTTGGCAACACTCCTCAAACAGCTGCATGCGGAGTCTTGACAGGTACTGCACGACCTAAGCTTGGAGCAAGAATTAACTTGTATTCATTTTACCTTATTGGATTACCAGTTGCTATTATTGCAACTTTTGCATACAAAGTTGGGTTTTTGGGGCTGTGGCTTGGGTTACTATCTGCACAGGCTTCGTGTGTGTGTATGATGGTGTACACATTGGTTCACACAGATTGGAAGCACCAAACTAGAAGGGCAGAGGAGCTTACTTTGGCTGCGGAAGAGACTAGGATCGAAGAGAAAGATGATGAAGAAAGTGGCCTGCTAATTCCTTCTGATCTCTGA